A genomic stretch from Pieris brassicae chromosome W unlocalized genomic scaffold, ilPieBrab1.1 SUPER_W_unloc_1, whole genome shotgun sequence includes:
- the LOC123719053 gene encoding uncharacterized protein LOC123719053: MTEAEKVDEIELSDDSSEIHPNIDEKSYKKWRRQIREEEKSRNRARLKELKEKTDISQEESDEIQKLEKALKPHFISKSDGGFRISSGCENESEDIDYSEELLSLVKDSSLTNFIDIISYSRLDLDKFEDFVLFNLSENIKEGNDDVGLILSKVSLYLGYVKNSGRLFVNRLCDELQIPDKKVLFEEDVKKYYCESKDAILALQKN; the protein is encoded by the coding sequence ATGACCGAAGCAGAAAAGGTTGACGAAATTGAACTAAGTGACGATTCTTCTGAAATACATCCTAATATAGATGAGAAGAGTTATAAAAAATGGAGAAGACAGATAAGAGAGGAGGAGAAGTCAAGGAATAGAGCTAGGTTAAAGGAGTTAAAAGAAAAGACGGATATTTCACAGGAAGAATCTGACGAGATACAGAAACTTGAGAAGGCGTTAAAACCTCACTTTATTTCTAAATCTGACGGTGGTTTTAGAATTTCTAGTGGATGTGAGAATGAGAGTGAAGACATCGATTATTCCGAAGAGCTGCTAAGCTTGGTTAAAGATAGTtctttaactaattttatcgatataatttcatattctCGTTTGGATTTGGATAAGTTTGAagattttgtattgtttaatttgaGCGAGAACATTAAGGAAGGTAACGATGATGTAGGATTGATTTTAAGCAAAGTATCTCTGTATTTAGGATATGTCAAGAATAGCGGCAGGTTATTCGTAAATAGACTGTGCGATGAGTTACAGATTCCTGATAAGAAAGTTTTATTTGAGGAGGATGTAAAGAAGTACTACTGTGAATCTAAGGATGCTATTTTGGCGTTACAGAAGAATTAA
- the LOC123719054 gene encoding uncharacterized protein LOC123719054: MNIAQRLLFLICLAHTLDKIESLDKSQMEKIKDEYFKKISGDIGNIKKDLDKNLEYLVQDVEPHKFNKNLTDVRIIVLDMGGTYFKIAQIEIDFNEGAIVDYRVVNTVEIEYPRNEKNIKEKYWHDWAAEKLVSYVKKNDITPDFCSIVFSYPICYKGDQVFPCAFTKFFCFEKEESLSHEIMTSINDSILYLLENKYSGANKCLKRGLQIKSVLNDAVANYFYSKSKESSNSVAIILGTGTNAAFSFEANGNKYVYNSEWGAFVPEMKTLPEEQEILKEMKSSGVTINFLDTIAANGCRIPLLNRISKKRNLGFRNIDKNNIQEIAKNTNAPEHEYYRILSIRSKQILVSLLAAVISIKEQEQWEIILNGSGFNDKEDCDEFIEMTIDFLRYLGIQSDITYSTENNLVLIGSAFYTVYKILH; the protein is encoded by the coding sequence ATGAATATTGCTCAAAGATTACTATTTTTGATATGCTTAGCTCATACTTTAGATAAGATCGAATCATTAGATAAATCACAGATGGAAAAGATCAAGGATGAGTATTTCAAAAAGATTTCTGGTGATATcggtaatataaaaaaagacttAGATAAAAATCTAGAATATCTTGTCCAGGATGTGGAACCtcataaattcaataaaaacttaactgACGTAAGGATCATTGTTCTAGACATGGGAGGTACATACTTTAAGATAGCTCAAAtagaaatagattttaatgaGGGTGCTATTGTAGACTACAGGGTAGTTAACACTGTAGAAATCGAGTATCCAAGGAACGAaaagaatataaaagaaaaatactggCACGACTGGGCTGCAGAAAAGCTTGTCAGCTATGTAAAGAAGAATGATATTACCCCTGATTTctgtagtattgtcttttctTATCCAATTTGTTATAAGGGTGATCAAGTCTTTCCATGTGCCTTTACAAagttcttttgttttgaaaaGGAAGAATCCTTGAGTCATGAGATAATGACAAGCATAAATGATTctattctttatttgttagaaaataaatactcaGGTGCAAATAAGTGCCTTAAACGTGGTCTGCAGATCAAGAGTGTCCTGAATGATGCTGTTGCAAACTACTTCTACAGCAAATCTAAAGAGTCAAGTAATAGTGTGGCAATAATCCTTGGCACTGGAACAAATGCCGCCTTTTCTTTTGAAGCAAAcggtaataaatatgtttacaattctGAATGGGGTGCTTTTGTCCCTGAAATGAAAACGCTTCCCGAGGAACAAGAAATCTTAAAAGAAATGAAGTCTTCTGGTGTAACTATTAATTTTCTAGATACAATTGCTGCCAACGGCTGTAGAATTCCCCTGCTAAACAGGATCTCAAAGAAAAGAAACTTAGGATTTAggaatattgataaaaataacattcaaGAGATAGCTAAAAATACAAACGCACCCGAACATGAATATTATAGAATACTATCGATTAGGTCTAAGCAGATTTTGGTTTCCTTGCTGGCAGCcgtaatttctataaaagaaCAGGAACAGtgggaaataattttaaatgggTCAGGATTTAATGATAAAGAAGATTGTGATGAGTTTATTGAAATGACTATTGATTTTCTAAGATACTTAGGAATTCAGAGTGATATAACTTACTCCACCGAAAATAACTTAGTTTTAATAGGCTCGGCGTTTTATACCGTTTACAAGATCCttcattaa